The segment TCGAATCCGCAGTTCATCCCGGTCGTCGCGGTCGCTTCGCCGGTAACGCTTTCGCTCAACGCGTTGGAGGCGAGAGCTGAACAGGAAGTTCGGGCCACCGCCGTCCTGCGCACCGCGAGCGGCAAGCCGATCGCGCCCGAGGATTTGCTCGTCGTGCACACCGAGCGGCTGCATCTGCTGATCGCGGATCCGTCGCTGACCGATTACCAGCATGTGCATCCCACGCCGGGGCGGACTGCAGGAGAGTGGAAGTTTTCGTTTACTCCGAAAGCGTCGGGTCTGTATCGCGTCTTTGCTGACTTCACGCCAGCGGCGACGAACCGCGGACTTTATGCGTATGCGGATCTGGCGGTGGGAGCGGGCAAGGCTGGAGCGGGCGGCGGTGGGGCCGAGCCTGCGGGCGGCCGTGCTCCCAACGAGACGGTCGAACGCGAGGGCTATCGATTTTCGCTGCAGCCGGCCGTGCAACCCATTCGGGCGAAACAGCCGGCGGATCTGCGGTTCACGGTCGTGCGGCTCGACGGCCGCGAAGTGCCGCTGCAGCCGGTGATGGATGCGTTCGCACATCTGGTGGCGTTCGATCAGAGCCGGAAGGGTTTCGCGCACCTCCATCCGATGCAGCTCGACCTCGCCAAGCGGCCGGATCGGATCCAGCCCGTGCTCGATTTCAAGATCACGATTCCGCAGGCCGGACGCTACGTGATCTGGGCGCAGGTGAACCTTGGCGGCCGCGAGACGTTCGTGCCGTTCTGGTTCGACGTGGCGGAGTAGCGGCAGTCAAGGGGAGTATTCGCGCTGCCGATGTAGCCGGCCTCGCTGAGGCCGGCGCCGGAGTCAACGAGCCCGACTACAAGCGTCAGGTGCGGGGTGCGGGACGAAGGAATCCGCTCAGAACTTCAAATGCTTCACCGTCAGCCCGCGGTTGATGAGCTGCTTCAGCGAATCGATGCCGATCCGGATGTGATCGGAGACGTATTTCTCATCCACCAGCACGTCGCTCTTCGCGGTCTTCACGCCTTCGGGTGTCATCGGCTGATCCGACACCAGCAGCAGCGCGCCCGTCGGGATCTCGTTGTAGAAGCCGGTGGTGAAGATCGTCGCGGTTTCCATGTCGACGGCCATGACGTGGATCTTCTTGAGGTAGGCCTTGAACTCGTCGTCGTGCTCCCAGACACGGCGGTTGGTCGTGTAGATCGTGCCGGTCCAGTAGTCGTGGCCGTGTTCGCGAATCGTGGTGGAGATCGCCTTCTGCAGTGCGAACGCGGGCAGCGCGGGCACCTCCGGCGGGAAATAGTCGTTGCTCGTGCCCTCGCCGCGGACCGCTGCGATCGGTAGGATGAAACCGCCGACCTCGGCACGGTGCTTCACGCCGCCGCATTTGCCCAGAAAGAGCACCGCCTTCGGTTTGATCGCGCTGAGCAGGTCCATCACCGTCGCGGCCGTGGCGCTGCCCATGCCGAAGTTGATGATCGTGATCTTGCCGGCCGTCGCGCTGCTCATCGGCTTGTCCTTGCCGCGAACTGGCACGTGATGCCACTGCGCGAACAAGCTCACGTAGCGGTCGAAGTTGGTGAGCAGGATGTAATCGCCGAACTGTTTCAGCGGCACGCCGGTGTAGCGGGGCAGCCAGTTTTCGACGATTTCTTGGCGGGACTTCATGGGCGGAGTTTGCAGCCCGCCTCCGCCAATGCAGTCAAAAAGCGGACGGGTCGGGCCGCGGGTGGCACGGGCGTCCCGCCCGTGGTGGACGGCGCTCTACGCGCAGCGCATCGAACGAACCCCGTCGCTTCACGGGCACGATGCCCGTGCCACGTCGAGCTTACGACGCTGCCAACGCGTTCTGCGTATTCAAATGGTGCGCTCCCGTGAACTTCACCGACTGCTCGTCCGCGTGATAGCTCGAGCGCACCAGCGCGCCGCTTTCGACGACGCCGATCCCGAGCGACAGCCCGAATTCCTTCCAGTGAACGAACTCTTCGGGCGGCGCCCAGCGCGCGACGGGTAGGTGCTTCGCCGTCGGTTGCAAATACTGGCCGATCGTCACGATGTCGGTCTTGTCGGAAGCGATATCGCGGAGCGTCTGCTCGATCTCTTCCTTCGTTTCGCCGAGCCCGAGCATGATCCCGGTCTTGGTGGTGAATCCGCGGCTCTTCGCGTGGCGGACCACGCTGCGGGAGCGCTCGTAACGCGCCTGCACGCGCACCGGCTTCTGCAGCCGCTCCACCGTTTCCAGATTGTGGTTGAAGATGTCGGGCTTCGCATCGAGCACGATGTCGATGTGCGCCGTATTGCCCTTGAAGTCGGGCGTCAGCACCTCGATCGCGGTGTGCGGATTCTTGTAGCGGATCGCGCGGATCGTCGCGGCCCAGACGCTGGCGCCGCCGTCGGCGAGCTCGTCCCGGGCGACGCTCGTGATTACGCAATGCCGCAGGTTCATCTTGGCGACGGCGTCGGCGACGCGCGCCGGTTCCCCCAGGTCGAGCTCGGTAGGCCGGCCGGTCGCGATCGCGCAGAAGTTGCACGACCGCGTGCAGATGTTGCCCAAGATCATGACCGTCGCCGTGCCGCGGGCCCAGCATTCGCCGAGGTTCGGGCACTGCGCGCTCTGGCAGACAGTGTGCAGGTGATTGTGGTCCACCAGCCGGCGGGTGGCGGCGTAGCCGGGTCCGCCGGGCAGCTTGGCCCGAAGCCACGAAGGTTTGCGCTGGGTTTCCATGAAA is part of the Opitutus terrae PB90-1 genome and harbors:
- a CDS encoding AMP nucleosidase, with amino-acid sequence MKSRQEIVENWLPRYTGVPLKQFGDYILLTNFDRYVSLFAQWHHVPVRGKDKPMSSATAGKITIINFGMGSATAATVMDLLSAIKPKAVLFLGKCGGVKHRAEVGGFILPIAAVRGEGTSNDYFPPEVPALPAFALQKAISTTIREHGHDYWTGTIYTTNRRVWEHDDEFKAYLKKIHVMAVDMETATIFTTGFYNEIPTGALLLVSDQPMTPEGVKTAKSDVLVDEKYVSDHIRIGIDSLKQLINRGLTVKHLKF
- the lipA gene encoding lipoyl synthase, which encodes METQRKPSWLRAKLPGGPGYAATRRLVDHNHLHTVCQSAQCPNLGECWARGTATVMILGNICTRSCNFCAIATGRPTELDLGEPARVADAVAKMNLRHCVITSVARDELADGGASVWAATIRAIRYKNPHTAIEVLTPDFKGNTAHIDIVLDAKPDIFNHNLETVERLQKPVRVQARYERSRSVVRHAKSRGFTTKTGIMLGLGETKEEIEQTLRDIASDKTDIVTIGQYLQPTAKHLPVARWAPPEEFVHWKEFGLSLGIGVVESGALVRSSYHADEQSVKFTGAHHLNTQNALAAS